The following coding sequences are from one Musa acuminata AAA Group cultivar baxijiao chromosome BXJ2-4, Cavendish_Baxijiao_AAA, whole genome shotgun sequence window:
- the LOC103982742 gene encoding probable xyloglucan endotransglucosylase/hydrolase protein 32, which produces MALLIQFLVLLMFHSINAQPSPGYYPSSGIKPLKFSQGYSNLWGPQHQSVSQDQSSVTIWLDRSSGSGFKSTRPYRNGYFGASIKLQRGYTAGVNTAFYLSNDQAHPGFHDEVDIEFLGTIPGKPYTLQTNVYVRGSGDGRIIGREMRFHLWFDPAADFHHYGILWNPEEIIFFVDDVPIRRYARKVEATFPDRPMWVYGSIWDASSWATENGKYKADYRYQPFVSTFTGFKIRGCSAFAPAGCRPVPSSPSGYGLSPQQRAAMQWVQRNHLVYNYCKDYSRDHSLTPEC; this is translated from the exons ATGGCTCTCCTTATCCAATTCCTTGTCCTCCTCATGTTCCACTCCATTAATGCCCAGCCCTCTCCAGGCTACTACCCAAGTTCTGGGATCAAGCCATTGAAATTCTCCCAAGGCTACAGTAACCTCTGGGGACCTCAGCACCAATCAGTCTCCCAGGATCAATCCTCTGTAACAATCTGGCTTGATAGAAGCTCAG GAAGTGGATTCAAGTCGACCCGCCCATACCGAAACGGCTACTTCGGAGCTTCGATCAAGCTCCAACGTGGCTACACCGCCGGAGTGAATACAGCTTTCTAC CTGTCGAACGATCAAGCTCACCCGGGGTTCCATGACGAGGTGGATATCGAGTTCCTGGGCACGATCCCCGGTAAGCCATACACTCTGCAGACCAATGTGTATGTCAGGGGAAGCGGCGACGGCCGGATCATTGGCAGGGAGATGAGGTTCCACCTCTGGTTCGACCCCGCGGCTGACTTCCACCACTATGGCATTCTCTGGAACCCTGAAGAGATCAT CTTCTTTGTCGATGATGTGCCGATAAGGAGGTACGCGAGGAAGGTGGAAGCAACGTTCCCTGATCGGCCAATGTGGGTGTACGGCTCCATTTGGGATGCATCGTCCTGGGCAACAGAGAACGGCAAGTACAAGGCCGACTACAGGTACCAGCCCTTCGTCTCAACGTTCACCGGCTTCAAGATAAGAGGGTGCTCGGCCTTCGCACCGGCCGGGTGCCGGCCGGTGCCGTCCTCCCCGTCCGGCTACGGCCTCAGCCCTCAGCAGCGCGCAGCGATGCAGTGGGTTCAGAGAAACCACCTGGTCTACAACTACTGCAAGGATTACAGCAGGGATCACTCCCTCACTCCCGAGTGCTGA